Genomic window (Arachis hypogaea cultivar Tifrunner chromosome 13, arahy.Tifrunner.gnm2.J5K5, whole genome shotgun sequence):
aagataaagataagataagataactaacttatcttatccaaaaggtcacatctcaccattataaatacactggagcacccaggtataactcatactctgattctacataacacctgtttaatacccatgctaacttaagcatcggagtctcttgcaggtaccccccacccttcggtgacagaggatcagcagTACATCCAagtccaaacaagtcggacgcaccAGCTCCGGTCACCATTCACCAACCGGACACATcggttccgaccagcacagaagatctcgtccgagatcgacctacagcttcaggtaaccctcggaacaaatactatgtatagtaaaaaattgatatattgaaggataaaattaaaatttaattctatgtatcatttttgtccccaacgttttcgtcctatttaagtccctaacgtttcaaaatcgtctcaattttgtcccgccgtcaattctgttaatggatCCTTAATagtaggacaacattgagtcagttttgaaacgttagggacttaaataggacgattgaaatgttagaaacaactttgggacttaccctAAACGTTGAGGAccaaaacgatactttactctaaaacttaataaattttaactaaaaacaactagaaaataaaggaaaaaaggaTACAAGTTGCTCACGCATCAGGCTTCTCCTCCTCCCAAGGGCTCTAATACCCAAGTTGTTCCTCCCGTCCCTCCTTTTTCAGAATCAGAGAATGAGTCGAACTCGAACACCTTTCGCAAATGTAAAGCTCCTTCCATTAAGTACGGCAGTATCTATGACCATGGATTTGATGCTATTTCCTTTAGCAAGGAGTACATTCTCCCTGGGAATTCTATTGCCATGAATGATGTCTCTTTAGAGAAGAACATTGAAATGGTAGCAAAGGGGAGCGTTTGTACTGCCCTTTTGAAGAAGTTCCGTTAGACTTCTCTCAACACTATTCAGAAAGAAGTGTCCGACCTTCGTAAGGAGATGGGCAAGCTGAAAAAAGCCAGAAAAAATGAGAGGTTGAGAAGAATGTCTTTAAGTTGGATGCTATTACGCTGAGAGGGATGGTGAAGGACTCCAACGAGAAGCTTGATAGGGTGAAGGCTTTGAAGAAAAAAGCAGAGGAGAGTTATACCTAGGTCTATGAGGGAAACTTCGAGCTAATGTCCAAGTTAGAGGAGTTAAAGATGGAGCATGAGGAGTTGGAAGACTCTATTATAAAGGGTATGGATACTCTTGTAGAGAATTTGAAGGCCCAATTTCAAGTAATTGCCCTCGATATTGACCTCTCAACTATTGATCCCAATAAGATCGTGGTTAATGGTGAGATTGTCTTAATTTTGGAGGATGATAAAACCATAATAGCTCTTCAGAGCCTCAAAGCTTCTGCTTCAGTCATCAAAGAGATCCATGATCTGACTTCTACCCGATAGGTCATGTAGGCTACCCCTTGTGGGTCTTGtgagaataaatttattttataatattttaatattgtttTATCCCTTTCTTGGGATTTTGTTACAGTACTTTACTTCAATTGCTTGCTTTTTAATTACCATGATTTATTATTCTTAtgattttgcatcatttacttaataAGCATGCTTGTGTTCAGAAAGGTTACAAGTCATTTTTTGAATGAATTGTTTTTTTACCAAGTCGTATTTTGGATCTGACTTGCATAACTTGGCAGTCCGATTTATTAAAACTTAATGACTTGTGGTGGTATAAATCATTTCTAAAACCATTTTGATTTCATACGATTTGTTTTGATACAAATCGTTTTCTTTGAAACTTCATTTTACTAGTATAACCTCGTCCAACTTATTTGATGTGAGTAGTTTTAAGGTTTATTTGTAGCCTTTCAAATTGTTTAACCATAGCGATGCTTACTTTCTGGGTTTGATATTGTACAACTCGTTTAGATCCAAATTATTTTTCGAGATTTATGACTTTTTTAAGAACAACTCATATGAAATACATGTTATTTTTTGCTTGATTTCGTACAACTCATGAGCTGCTTCAAATTATCAAGTTGTATTATAACTATTAGACACTCATTTGAACCTCGTTGCTTTATCCGAACGCCACTTAATAGGTTGGCTCGTGATTTTTGCATTTTTCCGAGCATGAATTGGTGCGTTAGGTGAAGGGATTACATACTTATTCCTTCcctttttaagtttttataagGTTGTCCTCCTTGTATATAGAATAGCTCATTCTGTCCAAGCTGTTTTTGGAGAATTTATTCATATGCATGATCCAAAAACCTTTTTAACTTATTTTGACCGACCTTAAAAGATCGTTGTAAAAAAGAATTACGTAAAGAAATTTCGGAAAGGGAATTTATTATTTGTTCAAAATTATTTACAAGTATTTGCTAATTGCTACCAAGAGTTTTTTGATAACTTTAGCTCTtgctatgatgcctcgttaaggaaaaagagtacaccagggAGCAAGATTCGCTTTCTAGTTGTAGTATctcttcatattacaagcatTCCATAACTTGGGTAATTCGCTGCCCTTGAGGTCGGACACTTTGTAATAACCTCTTCCTAAGATTTCAGCAATCTTGTAAGGTCCTTTTCAATTGGCTGCTAGTTTTTCTTCACCCGACTTCTATATTCTGATGtaatttcggattaggatgaggtcattcaTGGCGAATTTCCTCCttatgactttcttgttgtatgtGGTTGTCATTCTTTGTTTTAGTGCCCTTCTCTTATCCGAGCTTATTCTCTGACTTTTGGGAGGAAGTCAAGCTCTTCTTTACGGGCCTGAATATTACCGACTTCATTGTAGAATCTTACCCTTGTACTTTCTTTATTGACCTCAATAGGGAGTTGTTTgatatgcccataagacttgGAAGTGCTCTTCAGCCCATGCTCCTTTTGCGTCTTATAGTCTTCTCTTGAGCCCTGTCAATATGACTTTATTTGTAGCTTCTGTATGTTTGTTTGCTTGACTGGTGTGAATTTATGCTTAATCTTTAGGCTTTCCACTAAGCTTTAAAATGTTGAGTCTGTAAATTGAATACCATTGTTAGTGGTAATGGAGAATAGAACTCtaaacctcgtgacaatgttcttATAGAGGAATTTTTTACTTCGCTGAGCTGTGATTGATGCTAGGGACTCTGCTTAAATCCACTTATTGAAGTAGTCGATCCCTACTATGAAGTATTTTATTTGCCTGGCCACTTGTAGAAACGATTCGAGTAAGTCTAATCCTCATTTTGCAAAAGTAACACTGATAAGCTCTTCTGGTGGTGTCACATGGAAATTAGCATGTAGTGTAAGACcccagatttttgaaaatttaataataagttattttatgatttattatatttattcaatattatatttttagagatttttatattaatgatatattttcttgttattgatttaaaattttggtgattgaaaaataatgaaaattttatatgtttaattttgaatatttagattttgagttttattttatgattttaaaggaaattaatttgattatctctaattattaaattagagtATTTCTTTGAAAATAAATCGTAATTTGAtgattagtatttttataaatattagtgttggattaaaattggttttcaattactcaattacccataattttactaaaattacctaaactaccttaacactaaccctaatttcaaaacacacacacacaaaatccTAACCTAGCCACTACCTCACCGCCACTCACCCACCGCCATCCCCTTCCCATATACACACTCACACggcaaatgaaagaaagaaagaaaagggagaaagaagagggaaagaaaggaagggggagaggaaggagagggagGTGGCGCGGTGGGCATCACTGCCACCGTCACCGCTACTGTCTTGACGGGAAGAGGGAGAtcgggaagagagagagaaactgCGTCTGTTGCCGCCATTGGAAAGCAGAGCCATCGTggaggaaaagagagagagatggaGAACGAATGCGAGAGAGGAGATGCGGAGGGAGTCGTCACCGTCGTCCGTTGAGCCGTCATCATGCCTCACCATTGATTCAGCCATTGCTGTCGCTATTCTGACGCCGTGGAGCTGCTACGTTGTCGTCCGTGGGTGAAGGTCGAGctttgaagagagagaaagtatgcgaagatgagagagagagagagagatgggtcCAAGGCTAAGCAGATTTCGTCACCACCTCTTGCTGCCTTCGCCACCGTTGATGTCATCCTCCACCGTTGCCATAGTCGCCGATGAGTTGCACGCCATCATTGGAGTCATCGTTCTGTCACCGTTGCTACCAGAGGCCGTCTTCACCACTATTTGAGTCGCGGTGGTCAAAACCGCCGCTGATGGAGTTCACTGGACCCGTGCAGGGGTTGCCGCTATTCTGTCGTCTTGGTTCCTTCTTAATGCAGTAAGTTATTTTCCTCCGAAATCATTTTAGTCGCTGTTCTGTTATCTTATACAGAGGTTTTACGGTGTTATTTGTCATAGGGTTGAGTATCGGTACTTGTATGTTGTTGTTAGGATTACAGTTGTTGGCGAGAGAGCTATATGGAGCTGTGGTTGTAGCTGCCACCATTGCGGGCCAAGGGAAAACTGAGTTTTTGTCGCGTAGTTGAGTCGCGATTGAGGTAAGGGCGATTTCTTAAACTCATTTTACTTTCAAGAATTGTTATACGTTGTTATTAAtccgaaaaatatatttttataattttgtaagtcTTATGGTCTGAAGTGAGTTGCTTTGAATAAAAGCAATTACTTGCATGGTTAGTTGTTGTTGATGTGATCACTTGATGGTTATATTGGTTTCTTAATTGCATTAGAGTCATTGAGAATTCtgatttatattttgttaaattggtGGTTGCTGAAATAAATTGAGATCTGTAATTGTTTTAATATTGAaatttggttttgttgatttatCGGAAATGATTTTAAGAATTAGAAAATGATTTGATATTTGGAAGTTTGAATTTTGTTCGATTTTGGAAAAAGGATTTGAGATTTGAAAGTGGTTTGGATGGGACTtgaaaagggtggcagagtccgaATTTTAGAGGGGATGCTACCAAAATTTTATGAGAAATTGAAAGTTCTGCTTTGGTTAAATTGATTAAAGAACTATttgatttgatattattttttgctAAAGGAAGGGATAGGTTCTGAGGTATTTTAGCAAATTTTTAAGTAGTATTAAAGGATAAGCGATTATGTTTCAATTAGAATCTATAATTAGGgatttaaaatagttttaaatCTTTTGGAAAGggtttttaaaacttaaaatgagaTTTATTCAATTAAGTCTAATTTAAAAGTTATGTTTCGGGGTTTCTAATAAATCTGAAGGAATGGATTATTAAAGTCTACTAAATGATTTATTGAATCTTTTGAAAAGAGTTTAAatttgaaaatggttttgaagTTAGCTCCAGGAATTTGAGAATGAATGAGACATGATTATGGCAATGATGATACCGATGAGTTAGCTGTGGGGAAGGCGGTAGGGCGCTAATCCCTCGATTCATTCTCCCGCATTCTTTGTGAATTATGTTTTGTGGGATGTGGGAAAGGTTGTAGGGCATTAATTCCTTGATTCATTCCCCCGCATTCTTTGTGATTTGTGTTTTATGGGATGTgaggaaggtggtaggacacTAATCTCCAACGTTTTTCCTCGCATTCTATCTCTCTCTgtctgcaaggtggtagggcactaatctcTCGACACAGCCTCACTAGAGGAAGGTAgtagggcactaatcccccgATTTATTCTCGCTAATTTTTGCCTCCAGAAAAAGGTGGCAGGACACTAATCCCCCGATCTTATGCCTCTTGGAGATGCGCAGTCAAGAGACAGTATCCGGGTTAGCTATCGGATATGTCAGATTCTTGCAGTATAACCGACAcgtcatggccagtaggacagagatgcatcatgttgcatttatttgttttgtttgggtgtgcttaagtgttttggtttgcctatctgaTGAATTCTGTTTAACTGGTAATTGTGATACTTGCTGTAACTATTCTTAAAATGTGTTTGCCTTGTATTTGTTTGTACTTGTGATTGATTTATATTTTGAAGTATTGGTGGTGGGTTGATGATAGCGGTTATTTATTTTGGATTGGGCCGAAGGCCGAGTTGATTGATTTGATTTGGGTCAGAGACCGAAATTGGTTGGATTTTCTTAGTAAGCGGTGCAATGTATGGAGTGTTGTTTTGTGtgaaattttataagaaaaatataagtTTTAAATTTGGATAATGAAATGATGTTTATTACGactgaaaataattttatttaaaatatcttcttataacaattctttaaaatcctctactgagaaccagcgaggatgatgttctcaccccctacagctttatcttttcaggaTGGACAAAAAAGCTTGTGTAGTTTTCGTTAAGTACTTAGATATGTTATTTCTGTTTGTTTACATATGTTATAGATTTTTCCCTCGctcttattattataatattataaagggataggagttgtatgttttatatgtatattatatttagggtaaagtatactttttatctctgaagtttggcaaaagttttaaaaatacccctaagttttattttgtttcaattttgtcacagaagttttcgatttacatcaaatatacccttgatggctaaattttcaaaaaatttaagaccaattcaacaacaatttcataagaacaaccttcAACACAAGcgaatcaagcataatttttatgcattattgttagattggtcttaaattttttgaaaatttagccgtcgagggtatatttgatgcaaatcgaaaatttcaGGGACAaagttgaaacaaaataaaacttaagggtattttttaaacttttaccaaacttcagggacaaaaagtatactttacccttatatttataagctacttatgtaagaagtcttgtatataaatatatgcttgtttgttttcAAGATAAAGTATTTTTCCAATTTTTGAAGAAATCAGAGATATAGTTTTGAGTCAAAGgatcatattttattaataagtATATGAAGTCTTCGTAATACTTCTCGccatcagagtggcgcagccagaagcatgacattttgatagtaagggtgttacatgTAGCTGACGAGGTGGCCATTTCTTGACGAAGTCGGTCGCATCATGCTTCAAGATCGACCAGTAAAAGCCAGCTCGTAGACTTTCTTTGTGAGTGATTTTGTCTCTAGAAAATTTTTACAGATGCCACTCTAGACTTCATTTAAGGCTTCTTTTGTTCTTAAGGTTGGGACACACTTTAACAAGGGAGTGGATTCTCCTTCTGTAGAGGACATTGTGAACTAGTGTGTAATTTTGAACTTTCCTTATTAACCTTCTTGCTTTCCTTTCGGAAggatatcaaattttaaatatttgataatgGGGTCATCCGTACCAAGTTCATGTTAGAGACTGTCAATATGTCTGAGTGGCCTATTTCCTTTGCCACTGAGGGTGATTATAGGATTTCTTATATCAGACTTCTATTATTGCCTCTTGGCTTTATGCTGGCTAAATTGGAGAAAGCATTAACTCGGGTATTTTGCTCCCAAGTTATAGGCCTAATTTCATATTCCTAAAAATTGGCCAATTGTGCTAGTGTTTTCTCCAAATGCATCTTCATATTGTGATCTTTTGCTTGATAATCACTATTTACTTGCGAGGTTACTAGTTGGGAACCACTAAAAACTGTGTCCTTTAAGGCACCGACTTCTTTGGCCATTCGCAGACCTGCAAGCATGGCTTCAAACTCAGCTTGGTTGTTGGAGGCCAGGAAGTCGAACTTTAGTGAGAGTTCTACCCGAgtttcttcttcattctcaagGATGATCCGTGTCCCACTATCAGCTTTATTTGACGAGTCATCTAAATACAGGTTCGAAGTCCTGGGGCTCCCTTATTATTCCCCAATATATTCTGCAAGGAAGTTGGCCAAATACTACGACTTAATGGTTGTTCGAGCTTCATATTTTAAGTCAAACTCAAACATTTTCGTAGCCCACTACATCATTTTCCTGacaatatttgtttttttataggATATGCTTCATAGGTTGATTTGTTCAAACTTTAATGGTGTGATCTTGAAAATAAGGTCACAATCTTCTGAAAGTTAAGACAAGAGCATAGGAAATTTTTCTATCCTTTGATAGTTTAATTCTAACCCTTGCAATGCGTTGCTTGTGAAATAAACAggcttcttcctttcttcaccttcTCATATGAAGGTTGAGACTATAGCCTTGTCAGCGACAGTtaggtatagtacgagctctttTCCCACTTTAGGTCTGGTTAATATGGGAGGCTCGCTTCAGAATTTTTTGAattcttgaaatttttgaaaggcATATTCACATTCTTGAGTCCATTGAAAATCATACCATTTTTTAAGTATTGCAAACAATGGTAGAAGCTTTTTCAAGTAGGTCGGGCTTTGCAAATCTATAATGGCCCTACATTTGTCCGAGTTAGCTTCAATGCTTCCTTGAGTGAGAATGAATTCCAGGAAATTTTTTGCTTCTACTCTGAAAATGCACCTTGTGGTATTTAGCCTCATCCCGTACTATCTTATTATGCTGAACACTTGTGACAAGTCGGATAGTAGGATGGATTCATCATTGTTCTTCACTAGCACGTTATCCACATAGCATTTTTCAACCCAAAGGGAATGATAACATAATAATAGTTGGCCCTAGGGGTGATGAAGGATGTCTTTTTCTGGTCTGGTTCATGCATCGAGATTTaattgtatcccgagtaggcatccataaagGAAAGGGTAAAGGTCCTTTGGACATGCTTTGTTGAGCTCAGTATAACCAACATACATCCTCCACTTCCCATTTTGCTTCTTTACAAATATGACATTGGCCAGCCATAAAAGTTATTTAACTTACTTTATGAATTCGGCTTCTAGTAGTTCTTGGACTTGTTCTTTCACGACTTGTGCTATTTCGAGGCTGAGTTTTCGTTGTTTTTGCTACATGGGTCGGAAACTGGGATACGcagctagcttgtggcacatgaAGTCGAGGTAGGCATATCCACAACTTTTCATGGAAAGAAGTTAGAGTTTTCTTGTAGGAGCTGAACAAGCTCTTATTTCAACTTGGAGTCCAGGTTGGCTCCCACACTTATGATTTTTTCGGCTTCTTCTCATATTTGTACATCTATTATTTCTTCAGGTTGAGGTCtcaattcttcacaaattcggAGTCCTCCAAGCTCTATTGAATTGGCCTCTTTTCCCTTTATGCAACCTCGTAGATTCAAACTtttattgtaacattttttagcTAACTTCTGGTCTCCCCCTAGGTTACTATTCTCTTTAGGGTAGGGAATTTTATGCAAAAATGAGGTATTGATACGACTATCGTAAGTCGATTTAATGTTGACCGACCTATCAAGGCATTGTAGGCTAATGATATATCCACTATGATGTAATCTATGCTTAGGGTTCTTGCCTTCATACCTGTATCAAAAAAGGTGGTGTAGAGGGATATGAACCCCAAAGGTTGGATAAGAAAGTTCCCTAGACTAAAAAGTATGTCTGGATATGCTCTCAAGTCCTTTTCTTCTAGGCCTAACTTCTTAGAGCTAGTTTGAATAGAATATCGACCGAGCTTCCTTGGTTTACCAATGTTCTGTGAAAGTTTGCATTAGCGAGGATCATTGTGATTACTACTGGGTCATCATATCCAGGCACGATACTGTTAGCATCCTCTTTTGTGAAGGTTATTGTAGGCAGGTCGGGCGTCTCAGTGTTCTTTCCGACCTGGTAGACCTCTTTCAAGTATCTTTTGTGAGAggattttgttatctctccttCTGTGAATCCTCCAGCGATCATGTAGATATGCCTCTCAGGGGTTCATTATAGTCGGTATTAAGCTCTCTTTCTTTTACTATTGTCGTCTGACCTCCTAGCTAGGTACTTGTCCAGCCGACCATCTCTGGCCAACTTTTTAGTTACGTTTTTGAGGTCATAACAATCGTCGGTAGAATGTCGTAGATCTTaggatattcacaatattctgaATAATttctctctttcttacttttaatGGGCTTGGAAGGTGATATTTTTTCAATGTGACAGATCTCTTTGTAGACATCAACTAGTGAGACCTATAGAGGACTGTAAGAGTGATATCTTCTGGGTTTGTCTGagttattgtattattttttctTGGTCTCCTTCTCTTTTTCCCAAAGTTGATACTGATTTTTTTAGAGGTAAGTCTTCTTAATTGTGCAGTTTGttccatattgatatatttttcagCTCGCTCCTAAACCTTATACAAAGAGGTCGGATGTCTCTTTGAAATGAATTGTGAGAAGAGACTTTCCTTGAGGCCATTAACGAGCCCCATGATTGCTGCTTCAGTAGGAAAGTTTTAAATTTCTAAACATGCTTTACGGAACAGGGGTATGACAATTGCATGATCGTCATTGTGTTGATCAGGTTCTGATTCTGATACAGTATGTCCATCTTTAggatggttgtccgccatggttgGGTATAGACTTTCAGGTCCCCGATAATGACGCCAATGTTCCTAGGTTTACCTAGAATCAATGTGATCTGAgtctgaacgtgaggtccagactTCTTTTGAAATGAGATACTCCTATGTCTCCTTAGTAAGGGGTTGTTGTCCGAGCTCTTTAGAGAGGATGGTGGGATAACCTGCAAGAAACTCTGATGCTCAAATTAACAAGAATTTTAGGCAGGATTTTAGTAGATTGGAGTTCGAAAAATACCTGAAGGTGTCAAGGTACTTATAATAGTAGGGAAAATAAATTATCTTTATGAATAGGGTTGGGTCTATTGTAGCTTCACTCCTTGGGATAAGTTATCCAAacaagtggaataagttgaacgtAGTGAAACGAAAAGCTCTATACGTATAGTCGAGATCTTGAGTCGAGTCCTCTCCTTCAATCCGTTGCTTGTTTGGTAGCTTATCCACTTATCTTAGTAGTTATTTTCTCCCTTTTATCTAGGAGTTGTGTAGATATCCTTTCTAAATCAGTAAGAAAATATATAAGagttagttatttatttaaacaAGTAGGGTTAAACCCATATGCTATGTTCGACCTCTTTCAGGTCGGGTAGACCACGGTATAGATATGAATTCTTGCTCTATAGAGTGTTGATTGAACTTTTAATCATTTTGAGTCTGACTCTTGTAATGGACCATgatataaacaaaatttttttattttattttagaaaaaaaattccgTTTAAGGAAGTTGTAGAACATATTAGACATCGAAATATGattatttagtaaattttttttattaataatttaatatagatagatatagattaatattttagttatttattatGGAGTTTTATATAGCAAAATATTCCTATAAAACTTAGGATATtagtatttatcatttttttttcaaaattaatatcactatacaaattattgaaaaaaataataaaaagaatgtaGTGTAAGAGTAAACAAGCAATTGGACCGGGCTAAAATTGTTAGCCCAACTTGTGAAACCAGTAAATCATATATTGGGCTTAAAATACCCGGGTTCTCTTGGATAGTCCAGAGACACATTCCCCCTTCCCTCACTCTCTGTTGTCGTCTCACACCCACCATCTCCGATTCCACACTCACTGTTTCACCATCACAGTTCTCTCTTTCACTGTGTCTCATGGCGAGTCTAGCACGCTTCTCTAGAAGAGCCCTAAGGAGTGCTCACACAATAGCAAACCGCCACGTGGAATCGCCACAGCTGCTGCACACAGCTGAGCGCGCTTTTGCGACGCAAGCTCCCAATTCGATAACTGCATCGCCGGATCGGGTGAATTGGGACTACAGAGGGCAAAGGAAGATAATCCCGCTGGGTCAGTGGCTCCCGAAGGTCGCTGTCGATGCCTACGTGGCACCCAATGTCGTCCTCGCCGGACAAGTCACTGTCTGGGACGCTGCTTCCGTCTGGCCCGGCGCCGTCCTCCGCGGCGATCTCAACAAGATCACTGTTGGATTCTGTTCCAACATTCAGGAGCGCTGCGTCCTTCACGCTGCTTGGTCTTCTCCCACAGGTTAGGTTATTTTCCCCCTTTATATTTTTCTGTTAGGTTATTACCGTTACAATAGCTTGTAATTTTCGTTGAGTTTGTTTGCTTTCTGATGAAATATAACATCAAACAGCGGGAGTTTTGTTTTGGCGTTGCAAATTGTTCATTTATTTGAGCAGGTGGTTTCTTTCTGAGCAGGTAGCCACATGCTAGTTT
Coding sequences:
- the LOC112732834 gene encoding gamma carbonic anhydrase-like 2, mitochondrial, with protein sequence MASLARFSRRALRSAHTIANRHVESPQLLHTAERAFATQAPNSITASPDRVNWDYRGQRKIIPLGQWLPKVAVDAYVAPNVVLAGQVTVWDAASVWPGAVLRGDLNKITVGFCSNIQERCVLHAAWSSPTGLPAETSIERYVTVGAYSLLRSCTIEPECIIGQRSILMEGSLVETQSILEAGSVLPPGRRIPSGELWAGNPARFVRSLTHEEIVEIPKLAIAINDLSRDHYSEFLPYSTVYLEVEKFKKSLGISV